The Lepisosteus oculatus isolate fLepOcu1 chromosome 4, fLepOcu1.hap2, whole genome shotgun sequence genome window below encodes:
- the LOC138238109 gene encoding serine protease 27-like — MAVGISLCVLAALVLTVRACGQAPLSPSVLQGDSAQEGSWPWQASLHVNGQYSCGGSLINSDWVLTSAACLIWSSTNASLWTVYLGRQTQLGMNPHEVTRGVQTIIFYPFTFDITPNNIALLKLRNPVNFTDYIQPICLADTNSSFHRCTSCWLTGWGNMTDGKCKLCFPWNHRESSGV; from the exons CCTGCGGCCAGGCGCCCCTGAGTCCCAGTGTCCTGCAGGGAGACTCTGCCCAGGAGGGGTCCTGGCCCTGGCAGGCCAGCCTGCACGTGAATGGTCAATACTCGTGTGGAGGCTCACTGATCAACAGCGACTGGGTGCTGACCTCTGCAGCTTGCCTTATCTG gagcAGTACCAATGCCAGTCTGTGGACAGTGTAcctgggcagacagacacagctgGGCATGAATCCTCATGAAGTGACCAGAGGGGTCCAGACGATCATTTTTTACCCCTTCACTTTTGATATCACTCCTAATAACATCGCCCTGCTGAAGCTGAGAAACCCTGTGAACTTCACTGACTACATCCAGCCCATCTGTCTGGCCGACACCAACAGCTCCTTCCACAGATGCACCAGCTGCTGGCTCACGGGCTGGGGCAACATGACTGATGGAA AATGCAAATTATGCTTCCCCTGGAATCACAGGGAGTCCAGTGGTGTGTAA